The DNA sequence TTAATCTTCATTCATTCTCCTTTTCTTGTGTTATTGGAAGTTTGCTCTTCTAGGAGGAGAATCAGTGTGCTTGATTATGTTTTGTGATCTGCTGGCTTCACTGATTAGGACAAAGCATTATGTGACTTTTAAAAGATTTTTCGTGCTTCGTTGCGAGTAGAGACTTATCCTTTACTTTCTAAGTGTATGTGTTGAAGTGTACTAATTTTGAAGCGTCTTACTCTGTTCAAGCCTCATGTAATCGCtcgttgattttcttttcaaggttattttataaaattaaagctgttttttttttttttgggctgtaTATCCGACAGATTGCGAATGCTGTGAATGAGAGAAAGCTTGTACCAGAGGAAGTGATTTTCGCACTGTTGTCCAGGAGGTTAGAGGACGGATATTACAGAGGAGAAACAGGGTTCATTCTTGAGGGTATCCCCAGAACAAGGGTCCAAGCTGTAAGTGGAATGGCTCTCCACACTGTCCTTAATCAGCTTATGAGCCCGAATCTACTTGATGATCATAATGCAAATTTGCATGAGTGTTGGGTCgtgcatttgaatttttttatgcttgGATGGAATCTTTTACAGAGAACTTTTAATGTTTAGTTCTCATGAATGTCGGTTCTTTCCGCAGGAGATTCTCGACCAATTTGCCGACATTGATCTTGTTTTGAACTTCAAGTCCACAGAGCAAGCCCCTCTagcaaagaatttagggatgGGAGCATTTCCTCCGTCCCTGGACTCTGCCAATTTGCACATACCCAGTTCCAAAGCTGGTTTAAGATCACCGGCTGAGCAACTGGTTTCTGCTGATGTTAGGGGTCCCTGGAAGGAAAACTTGACTGTGTATGCAGAGCAGGTAGGGTGTAGTTCTTGAATATGACTCTGAAGTCCTATATGTGAGATTCGAACCAGTTGTGTTTCTCTCATTTCGATATGCTAGGCGCTGGTTTCTCTCAGTTTTATCATTAGATATGCGTGGGGTTCCATCCAATGGTATTATGCATGCGCATAAAATGCTTCTTTAGGCCTCTGGTTGATCTGTCATACATATAAGAAGTAGAGGAAAGAATGATTTGCTCACTTGCCTTCTATTTTCAACAGAGTAAGTTGCTGGAAGAATATTATCAGAAGCAAAAGAAACTTCTCAACTTCCAAGTTGCGAGTGCACCCGGAGAAACCTGGCGTGGGCTGTTGGCGGCACTACATCTTCAGCACGTGAATGCTGCCGACTCTTCCCAAAAGCTGACTGCATGAGTCTATTCTTAGTTGGTTCGTGGATGCAATGTCCCGATCGCAATCCGGCATATATAGGGTAAATAGATACGAGTCTAGAGCGAGTTGAGTTCTGGCAAGTATTCCAATTTTGTTTTAGCTTCGAGGCATCAAACCGAGTTGAGATGCAGCGTGTTGTGTTTTTCATGtgggaagagatggaagaaCAGAATGTACTGGCATGTATGACCATAATATGACAGCATGTCCATATATGTCTTGTGATTGAAATCATTTGTTCTTGTTGTTTTGTcggatcttcatcttcattttcttctatggGAGTTGCTATTGCGTCCGTTCGTTGACCAAACATGGGTCCGTCTTCTTCGATTGAAATCAAGTGAACTAAACTTAAAATCTCTCATTATTTAATATGGGAAATAAAAGTATTGTCATTTAGTGTGATCGGTTTTGTGCCTAGAAACGAAAGTACTTAATATGTGAACATCGCTTTTGTGTTTAGAAATTCTCAACACAAATTGAACGCCCaaataaaaaggacaaaaaataaaataaaaaagggtatGGAAAATCAAAAACTCTAACCAAATCGAGCATAGCAGAGTTGAACCGATTTTCGGTTCAGCTTGTATCGGTTCAGCTTGTATTAGATTTGGTTTGCGATTCGGTTTGATTTAGTTGTTCATCACATCGGTTCGATTTTTGAAAAGTGAACATAATAGAGCCGTTGACACCTCTATTGAAAAGTAGTTTTGAGTCTTCATGATCTTTAGCGAAAATTTGCGTGTTCCATAATATAATTTCAAGGCCTTTGGTGCAAAGTTTTATTTACAAATATTGAAAACCTAATATGACTCATCCAATAATGGAGGAAAGTTTTCgaaaagttataaactttttaatggtaccaatttagttttaatccTTTTGACTTAGAGCCAATTCGGtcatttcaactaattttgaccaTATATTATTATCGTGGATGTCAACCGATCTTGATGTAGAtattttgtaataatattttaataatattttatttctttatttttgttcttgtttttgtctttttttttctccttttttccggTGGCCGACGAGGTCCGGCCTCATCACCACAAGCAACAGTTGGCCTCGTCGGGCCTTGCCCCGGCCTTGGTGACACTCGGCAAGGTCGATGTTGCCTATCGACCTTGCCCGGGCCAAGGCAGCGTCGCCAAGGCTAGGGCGAGGCCAACCCTTGGCCGGCCGATGCTTGGCCTAGCTAGATCTAGCAAGGCCGCCCTCGTTCGGGTTGCGGGCGCCGCCCGACCTCAtcagatccggcgagggcggCCTTGCGGGCGTCGAAGAAAATCGAAGTAATATGAGCAGAGGTAATATGGTCTTTCACATTTATTCTTATTCTGATTCAGAATGGATTAAGTGGAATGTTCTTGTACTTCTGCTGAAACTGAAGATtccatttcatggaaaatataaAACTCGTCTTTTCTTCGGTCGTTCTCGCCCTCGGAAGCGAtggaggaagggaaaaaaaaaaacaggtctTTGTAGttattaaatgttgaaatctctCAGCAGCAAGTCACAGATTTTActcagcttcttctttttcgttttccgGAGACTTTTCGCAGTTGTAAAGTAGTCAGTTTTGacaaatcatgaaatttttacATGCGAACATGTAAATCTCCTACAGGTTCTCCAAATCAGATTTTGATCAATACACAGGTTTCTTTTTGAGTTGTCGCTTTGGTTGTCTCAGCATTTCTAGAGCTTACATGATCTAGCAAATCAGAAGCTTGAATTTTCTCCCGTTGTTGTCTGGTCTTATTAAAGATCAAAACAATGTGTTAAATGCTATTTTCAATGGTATTGCCGTCTCTTCTTGTTATGTCCCGTGTTGAATACTTAATTTTGCTAGATGTAAGTAATACCCATATGCAAATATCGAGAGAAAAGGCAAAGAGTAGCCTTGGATCAATTTGATGGGGTTGGTCCATGGAAATTTGACCAAGGTGGTAGTCCAATGGACCTGTGACCATGAGTGCTCTTTCAAGTTCGTAGAAAACGAGGGATTTCGGCTGTTCGGAATGGACTCTAGCCGAAGTTTGTAATCCCGACGCGGAACCCATTGAGACATGACTCTCACAAGTTGTaatcggaagaaaaaaaaggtaaattgaGGAAATATTTCTCCGAGACATCTTAATAAATGACTGATAGCAAGATAAAAGTAAGGGGATGAGAGGAAAGGTGGGCGTGTGTAAGTAGTGAGTGTATCACGAGAACATATTGCAATTGCGCCAAGGTGGTGTTGACGTGCATtatatcaaataaaattttaataacttTTGTATTTTgctataatttttatttcttctcttttccttcatcttttttttcccttttaattagGGCCGACAGACGGTTGGCCgacatataataaattattgGTCCTTTTGTGGCATAttctattgattaattatttggATTTATTATTTGCGACGAGAATTCCATCATCCACATTAACGTGATTAGTGGGGAATCTTTTTAGGGCAGCAAAATCACCACGATAGGAACCCTTGTTCCACATTGACACTACTAATGTCCCGCCCAAAATCTTGAATCAAACTCCCAACATATTGAAATGCTTCCCATCTCGTCTCGTCTCGTCTCGTCTCCATCGTTGCTCCTTCTGTAGCATCAGCCATCTTGTCGAGGCTTGGAGAGGGCAAGAGACGGGCGGGGCGGAGCACATGTGAGAGTGAGAGGAGGGTTTTTGATGTGTTCGCGGGATTTCAAAACCCTACCGATCCCGCCCCTTTTTGAAATGTCGAGAGAGGGTGAGGGAGGGGAATGACGAGTTCGCCCCTGTAATTGCTGGGGCGGTCGGAGTAGTGCCTCGGGAAAAACTTGCGGGATTGGAACTGTCGACACCCCCTACTCATGTGTCATGGAAGATATGGGTCAGTGACTGGTTGCCTTCGCTTTCGCCGCCGCCTTCATGTTTGGCATCATGGCGGCAGTgccaacgaaaaaaaaaaaaaaaagaacggtaAATTTGTAGAATTTAGATTAAAGGTATTTTGGTAAATTAGAAGAGATTTCCGAAATTTGAcaaattagaaaactaaaaattcgacgaaaagaagaaaaaaaaaaaaaaagatcgtcGTTACAAATCTACAATTGTCGATGGCCACCTCTCGTCACCTTCCCTAGAGGCCTTTGACCTGCGCTGTATGAGAACGATCATCTCACAGTGATCGCCGTGCACAAATCATGACCACTCTCATCACCCTAAGATCGAACCAAGATAGAGTAGCAAGGACACCCACATAGCCAGAACTGCTCGCATGTCCCGACCGCAGCCATGCAATGAAGGTTCGCGGTGCTGGTGGTAGCAGTGAATCAGTGATGCTCTCACCCGAACATAGTTGCTTTTTAATATGTATATATTTCGAATTTATCCATTGTTACTTTTTCCTAATTATTCTTTCCagctttcttttatttgcacCAAGTCCAAGTGACTTCCAAGTGGCCGACACTTTGAGCTTTCGCCGAATTCTTTCTATACAAGAGCTTCAGATATACAGGTAGAAACAAAATCAGATGGCACACTTACACCACAGGTAagccaggaggaggaggaggaggaggaaagaggaggggggggggtgAATGACAATCATTTCTTGATAACGGAGTAAATTTGTACAGCTACTCACAGCTCATCCAGACCTCCCGCAGAAGCTGATACCTATGAGGTTGCTGTTGGCGGTGGCCTTTGCCATTCATCTGGGCGGGCTCAGCGGATgtggatgaagatgaggattcATTTAGGAAGATTGATGTTAATGGTGAATTCAATTCATCGAGTTCGTCGTCGCTATTTTGCGCTTTCTCAAGTACAGACGACCTACTTCTTCTCAGTTGAGATTGGTTGCCGAGCTCACTGAGGAATCCTGCAACCGAAGCTACCGAGGGTGGTGGATAGACCGGGTTGGCTGCAATGCACGGGTAGCTGGCGACTAATTCCTCCCCAGCTTCAAAGAGATCCTGCGTCATCGAGAACCATCATGGGGCTTTTGTCTAATTTGAATGATTAGTCAGGAAAAAGAGTGCCAAAGTGTGCTTTTGCAGGATCACTAAATACTATCAGGTGGATGCAATCACTAACCTCAGAGGCCAAGGCCTCCAGCACAGCATTTGGGACCGGGTCAGGGCAAAACTCGTCTGCAGAGAAATTGTCGAGAACCCTCTTAATCAGAGATGCACCAAACGTAGGGCATACCTTCATGGGGCAAAAAAAGAGTATACTCAACGGTACTATCTCACTGGAACAATAGTAGAAATGACATAGAGCTTAAGGCGATACCTCTTTCCTGGTTGATCTACTTAAAAGCATGCCTTTCGGAAGCATCATAAGATCACTCAAAGCATGTAGGAGATGGAATGATTTGAAGGTAGCATCTCCTGTTTCATCCTCATCCACAATTCCGTTCTCATCTCCATGTGAATCATCGTCATCCAAGCCAAATAGGTCAGTCAGCCATCTAGACCAGTTCCCAATCTGCCgtgccaaacaaaaaaaaagaagaacgcAACTTAATTCTTCAACACGCAAGGGCCAAATTATAAATGATACATGATTGTTGATGGTTCGGATCAAGTCAAATGAATGAAGCAGATCACGACTcccattcctcttcttctcttttttcttttgaatgaatgaagaaggaaaagaacgcAACAAAATGCATCTCGTGTGATATCTGATTCACAACATGATTCTTCGTGTGATGCTGTGAAGAAATGGCAAAGGTAGGTCATACAATGCGGGTCAAAGCAATCATTTTCTGTTTGAGTGATGACTTATAGCTTGGGCTTTTGATCTGATTGCAATGCAATTTGACTTCAGAGACAGGAGAATGATTAATACTTTGCATAAACTTAGAACTAGAAATTGAATATCACTTACAGCATTTTTCAGTTGAGCACCAGCTTGGAAGCTTGACTTTCCCGCAGGTATTGGGAGAACCTTGGGATCGCTAATGGGGTCAGACACCGGATCTGTTGGAATCTCATTTGCAGATTCCCGAAGAATGGCATTAAACATGGCTACATCTAACCTAGCCACGCAATGCTCCATTATCTGCACAGAGATTACTAACTTCAGTTTCATATGACTAAACTGAAAAGTGAACACTCCATGTGtctgaaaaaaggaaattggagCAAACATTAACAAATAAGGGTAATGATCAACATCAAATAAAGAAGGAATAGTAAGTAAAGCTTAGAAAAAAATTCCAGTATCCCTGCACTGAGATGGTAATGCTCTCAATAGTATTCTAGACCTTCCAATTGTATAGTAAAAGGCATGTCTTTTCCCAAATGAAGTACAATAATACATTCACTCATTTGGATTCGATAAGCTTAGAGTTTTCAGACAGTGACACCCTAATGTGCGACCAAGACCCTTGACACTCTAATAACGAGGCCAAGACCAAAATCCATTATTATATATCACTTCTTTTCATGAGAGTGAACATCTTAATGTTGCATGAATTAGATATGGTCTACAGTGTAGTGCCACATAATATGCATGAATGGGATCTGACAATTCCAAGCTGAGAGAATATATGGGCAACAACTATTGAATTGACTATCGATACACCCTATATCTAACCATTTTTGACCAATGAAGATCATCGATCAGTTATCACCCCTCCCTTTCTAATCAAGCGGAATTCCATGTCGTCAAGCAGGCAAGGATCTGCCACCCAAAAATCGAAATTATTGATCAATCCTTACTAGAGAAAATCTGTACTTTTTTTCCGCATTCTATCTTCTAATGTCCTTCGATTTGCTATTGCACATGGTGCTCTCAATTGTCAATGTCTATTAAGCTAATCCCACCAGAAATGTGGATAATGGCAATCGGAGATACCACCTTAGTAAGCACAGGCTGAGAGAATACATGGGTAACAGCTACTGTATTAACTATGATACCTCCCAATATTTGCCATTTGGACAGATGAAGATCATCGATCAGTTATTCCCCTCTCTTTCTATAAAGCGTAATTCCACGTCGTCAAGAAGGTAAGAATCCACTGACATTCCAATGCTAGaaaagtaatatttttttcgtgTTCTACTTTTCTAATGACCTCCTATTTGCTATTACACATGACGTCAATGTCTATTATGCTAATCCACCCAGAAAGGTGATTAATGGCAATTCAGAGAGATACCAATTTAGCAAGCACAGGCAAACAACCACACTCGTGGCCTCCACCTCTGACAGGACAAAGTCTCTCGCATGCATCCGTAAATGCTTTCTTCCACAGATCCACTGAAATGTTGCCTTGCTCTTGATCTTCCACATGTGTCACTTTTCTGTTGTTTTTTATAGAGCCGGAACCCTTGGCTCTACCAAGCAACTTTGCAGCACTAGACTGCATGTATGGAGTCAGAGACTGAAACGTGAAACAGGAGATGCCCGTCAGGTCAATCAGTCAAACCATTTGCAATTATATTGACAACAGGAAGGtagaaatttcaattgaagaaAAGTAGAGGAAGTCGGGGAAGATGAGAGAGGACTAATGTAAAAACCTGCCACCACAGAGACTCAACAATGCGGGAGAAGATCCATGCTTCAACTTTTTCCAATTCAGATATGAGTTTATGCACATTCTCATTGTCATCCTCTGTTCTGGCATTTTTATTTCCCTTCTTTCTGGGGTAGGACTCTCTCGATAGCGGTACTTCAATATTTCCCTTTGGTATCATCTGGCTTATAATTGCTCTTAGCACCACAGAATTTGATAACCAATAAGTTAACCTGTAATAACAATGTAGCTGTATAAAAGCTGTTCAAAAACTATTTCTACTCGAACATTTGTCCCACATGCAACAGGCAATGCAGGCAATGAATTGATGACAAGACCAAAACTCTAGCATCTCCACTCAATTTTCGCCAAAACGATGTTCTTATAAAATCCCCAAATCAACATAAGCTAATACCTGTTTCCCATAGTAATTGAAGCCAAACTCTGGTACCCTTCATCCCAACTAGAGCAGGCATATAATGTATTTGCTTACACATGCAGGTAAAAAGTTATAATAAACTTTTTTCACATGAAAAACACGAAGAATGACACACCATTAATGGAGAATATGATGTTTGGCAAATATGAGGAAAAAATTTAGACAAGCAAAAGAAACAGCAATAAAAATGCACCTTGAGACATCGCTTCCACAGGCTCTCGCCACCAAAAATAATCCTGAGACTATACTCCTTCCTGCATTAGCTATGCTTGCTTGGGGAAGCTCTCTAATAGCATAGCGATAAAATCGAGAAAGGCGCCTAGCTGGAGCATGAAACTTACTTGTGGAACCACCATGCTCTGCAATCACAGAATAAAGAGCAACTTCAATGGCAGCAGTCTCTCTCAGCTCTCCCTCCACCATTTGAATTTTGTTCTCCAGCTGTTGGAGCTTGGCATCCATAAGTGTGCGTTTCGTATCCTTAGGATATACTTTGTCCACTTTTCTATCACAGCCACTGTGGTATCTTGCTCCCCCTGTATCCCGCACGGGACCTCTTCCGTTTTCTTCCTCTGGTATGCAATAACCATTTCTGTTCCCTAGGAAGTTGGCAGCAGTTTCAGGAGTTAATCGCTTCTCACCATTAGCCTCACCACTAGCATCGTCATCAAATCCCTGCATCTCGTCGGATGAAACTTCATTGGCAGAATAACAGTGCAACATGCCGTTCTCCGCATTTTTTGGGTCATTGCTTCTAACTTCAGTTCTTTCATAGGAAACTTTCCGGTGAACTTCCTGGGCAGAACCTACTTTCTCAGTTCTTCTTGGGATGCAATCTACTGCTATTCTTTCGGTACCTAGGTAGCACAATGGAAATTGTTTTTGGGAAGGGCATCAAACTAGGCTCAGAGGAGTCAAACGAAGCAGTATCATTTTTCTGGCCTCCCCACCTCAACAGACAAGTCAACTGACGAGGAAAGTGAGGGCAATTGAGAGAACTTACCATGAGCAATGATGCTTGGCATCATGTTCAATCTTTTAATCCCAGCTCCGGAAGCTAAGATATGCTCCTTTCCACTGCTTTCTAAATTATTATCCGTAAAATCCGATCCACTCTGACAATCCAGGTAAATTATTATCACTTAGTACTGTCATAACATGTGAAACATACTGTAAACTCTTGCCTTAATTGTGATGCCATCATTAATCATAGCACAGAAATCAGCAAAAACATGGAAGATTCAAGATGTCCACTAATTTATATCCAATGAGGTAATTGTACTATGTAgcttcccaaaaagaaaagtcaacgaTAGAATGAATTTTCTTGCCATGATTTCTCCAGCCTTTGCATGTGTCTTCTATTCACGTGCATATTCCGTTAGCTCATCCAAAGGACAATCTAAGCCTACCATCCATATATAGATGAATTCCCCCGATGCACGCCTCATCTCATGCGCAAAAATATGCACAATGAATCCATTATTATGCCTATAACAATCAATATTAGCAGAGAGGGACCGGTGGCATCACTAGAAtgtcaacaaaacaaaaacttcaCTCCAACCATAGATAGTCAGAAAAAAGACGGCTAAAGCAGGAAAACCATGAAGTGAAAACACACTATATTATTGATTCACATGCATTATCCTTTTGTTCTTCCAAGGAACATTTAAGCCCGCCATGTATATCTAGATGAATTCACCTCATGCACACCTCATTTCATTTGCAAAGTGTGCACACTATTAGTATGCCTATCGCAACCAATATTACCAAAGAGGGACCCGTAGCATCTCTAGAAtgtcaacaaataaaaaaagttcactGCAACCGTATGATAATcagaaaaagattgctacagaAGGAACAGGATGAAGCTGAAAACACAGTTGGCTACCAGCTGCATTGGATGCACTGAACCATCATTATGCTCCAGAGGAGCAGAAGAAGCAGTCACAGAAGAGTGAGAGGAACCATCATCATCAGTGGAGAAGGTAATCTCCGCTTCCTCTGCAAATTCTTCATCAACTGAATCTATAACAGATTCACAGTCATTTGTACCTAGAGATACCTCTTTTGAGTGACTGCTTCCCCTCAACACTGAACTACCCCTACCCTTATCAACAGATTGAATCTTGACGTACAAAATAGGTTGAGCCATATTCCTAAAGTTCCTTTTGCAGTTCATGGCAGTACTTATATTCAGGGGCTCGTCAACCACACCGTAGTCCGCCAAGTTTATCATGGCAGTGCCTATCAGCTGCCCCTTCATGATATTATCTCTTCGAGGCTCAAACAGGTTAAACTCCAAGTAATTTTTCTGGAATACATCACCATTTCCAGCTTTGACCTTGATGTCCTTCAGGAGGGTTGCAGATAATCTGAAGGATTCATTGAATTCTATTTTACCCTCACCAACATCAGAACCGAGAAACGGAACCACAGATTTCGTAGAGCCGGAAGTCCTTTCCCCATTCTGCCACTGGATCAGGACGGAACGGAGGGATCTGAGTGTTTGTGATGGAGGCCAAGGCGCGATCTCCTGAACATGGATTATATAATCAAGTCGAACTGAGGCGCTCTTTCTAACCATTTTCTGTCGTCTCCAAGTCAAATGCTATGCCACAGTAACTAACTCTGCAGTCATGGAAAAAAGATCGCCCAACATCAAAAACCCAACAAATGCGAAAGACATAAAGTCGGCCTATAAACAAGGAAACATCGAGTATAAGCTCAGAAAACTCTCCGTCCTGAAAAAGTACCTTCAAGGGCAAAGAAAAGGAACCAACATAATAACTTGAGCTCAGTTTGGATAAGCAAAGTACAGGAAGAGAAACCCAATGAGCACACCAACCCACGAGAGATCCAAAAGTAAAACCAGGTCTTTACGTTGGCAATGTCGCAGCGCCTACATTGAAAAAGCGAGCTCTTTACGTTCGGTTCATCAACTGAGCTCAGATCAAAAGAACCCAAAAGTTCCAACCCACGAAGTCGAATCCGCTCATTCCCGAGCTCGAACTAGAATCTCCCGAATCAGACAATCGGAATGCAGGAATGAATCGACGCGAAGGAAAACGATGTCTCAGCTAAAAAAGAATCATCGTCACGACTCTAAACCGACATTCACCTGCGAAATCAGCAACCGGGAGCTCGCAGGAGCTTGCGCAGGCACCGAGGAAACGAAACGTTCGGCTACGTGCTCCGCTCCGACCGCAATGTCTGAGCTTCCAAGCTCAGAAGCTACAAAGAGTGAGTGTGAGTGAAGGAGAATGGGGAAGACGGAGACAATGACCCGCAATATAATACATAGAAATatcacaataaataaataaacagaaaatGCGGACATTGGAAAAAGGCAAGCAAAGCAAGGATTtccataaatatatttttttttataaaaaaatcatgacgTCACTATTCCAGGTGAGTAACTTGAAGGACAATTAAAGAATTCTCTAATGCACCGAGCCAAGCGCCGTCGTTTTGCGAGCTCCCGTGTCGTTTTTCAGGTCGTTGGATAGTGACATCCGGTCGGTCTCCTCCATTTCGAGGCAACCCAAAATGAGTTGGTCTTTATTCATGtggatcttctttcttttttttaaaatcctaaTTTACTCGTATTAATCCGActgaataataatttttttttatagatgatGTTTTCAGGTAAGAGCTACTTTCAAAAGAGTCAATGCGCATTCATTTAATATCGAAAGAGTAAATGCGCATTCATTTAACATTTTTAGCATTCATGCCGGATTTACGAATCTCATGTCGACATTTCTAATTTAAtggccggaaaaaaaaaacgctatCTCATCTcattcttttgttccttttgaaAACTCTTAAAAGATAAAAGCAACATAACTAAAAAAGATTAAACCCCTTTTTATCATG is a window from the Rhodamnia argentea isolate NSW1041297 chromosome 8, ASM2092103v1, whole genome shotgun sequence genome containing:
- the LOC115741317 gene encoding probable adenylate kinase 7, mitochondrial — translated: MAGLSRHLAAATRKLPDRLGILAGRGYGSSAGAALFDYYSDEEEEYGPCEAAQPRPRTGSQKLVPERGIQWVVMGDRGAKKHVYAEMLSNLLEVPHISMGSLVRQELNPRSSLYKQIANAVNERKLVPEEVIFALLSRRLEDGYYRGETGFILEGIPRTRVQAEILDQFADIDLVLNFKSTEQAPLAKNLGMGAFPPSLDSANLHIPSSKAGLRSPAEQLVSADVRGPWKENLTVYAEQSKLLEEYYQKQKKLLNFQVASAPGETWRGLLAALHLQHVNAADSSQKLTA
- the LOC115741231 gene encoding uncharacterized protein LOC115741231 isoform X1, with amino-acid sequence MVRKSASVRLDYIIHVQEIAPWPPSQTLRSLRSVLIQWQNGERTSGSTKSVVPFLGSDVGEGKIEFNESFRLSATLLKDIKVKAGNGDVFQKNYLEFNLFEPRRDNIMKGQLIGTAMINLADYGVVDEPLNISTAMNCKRNFRNMAQPILYVKIQSVDKGRGSSVLRGSSHSKEVSLGTNDCESVIDSVDEEFAEEAEITFSTDDDGSSHSSVTASSAPLEHNDGSVHPMQLSGSDFTDNNLESSGKEHILASGAGIKRLNMMPSIIAHGTERIAVDCIPRRTEKVGSAQEVHRKVSYERTEVRSNDPKNAENGMLHCYSANEVSSDEMQGFDDDASGEANGEKRLTPETAANFLGNRNGYCIPEEENGRGPVRDTGGARYHSGCDRKVDKVYPKDTKRTLMDAKLQQLENKIQMVEGELRETAAIEVALYSVIAEHGGSTSKFHAPARRLSRFYRYAIRELPQASIANAGRSIVSGLFLVARACGSDVSRLTYWLSNSVVLRAIISQMIPKGNIEVPLSRESYPRKKGNKNARTEDDNENVHKLISELEKVEAWIFSRIVESLWWQSLTPYMQSSAAKLLGRAKGSGSIKNNRKVTHVEDQEQGNISVDLWKKAFTDACERLCPVRGGGHECGCLPVLAKLIMEHCVARLDVAMFNAILRESANEIPTDPVSDPISDPKVLPIPAGKSSFQAGAQLKNAIGNWSRWLTDLFGLDDDDSHGDENGIVDEDETGDATFKSFHLLHALSDLMMLPKGMLLSRSTRKEVCPTFGASLIKRVLDNFSADEFCPDPVPNAVLEALASEDLFEAGEELVASYPCIAANPVYPPPSVASVAGFLSELGNQSQLRRSRSSVLEKAQNSDDELDELNSPLTSIFLNESSSSSTSAEPAQMNGKGHRQQQPHRYQLLREVWMSCE
- the LOC115741231 gene encoding uncharacterized protein LOC115741231 isoform X2; translated protein: MVRKSASVRLDYIIHVQEIAPWPPSQTLRSLRSVLIQWQNGERTSGSTKSVVPFLGSDVGEGKIEFNESFRLSATLLKDIKVKAGNGDVFQKNYLEFNLFEPRRDNIMKGQLIGTAMINLADYGVVDEPLNISTAMNCKRNFRNMAQPILYVKIQSVDKGRGSSVLRGSSHSKEVSLGTNDCESVIDSVDEEFAEEAEITFSTDDDGSSHSSVTASSAPLEHNDGSVHPMQLSGSDFTDNNLESSGKEHILASGAGIKRLNMMPSIIAHGTERIAVDCIPRRTEKVGSAQEVHRKVSYERTEVRSNDPKNAENGMLHCYSANEVSSDEMQGFDDDASGEANGEKRLTPETAANFLGNRNGYCIPEEENGRGPVRDTGGARYHSGCDRKVDKVYPKDTKRTLMDAKLQQLENKIQMVEGELRETAAIEVALYSVIAEHGGSTSKFHAPARRLSRFYRYAIRELPQASIANAGRSIVSGLFLVARACGSDVSRLTYWLSNSVVLRAIISQMIPKGNIEVPLSRESYPRKKGNKNARTEDDNENVHKLISELEKVEAWIFSRIVESLWWQSLTPYMQSSAAKLLGRAKGSGSIKNNRKVTHVEDQEQGNISVDLWKKAFTDACERLCPVRGGGHECGCLPVLAKLIMEHCVARLDVAMFNAILRESANEIPTDPVSDPISDPKVLPIPAGKSSFQAGAQLKNAIGNWSRWLTDLFGLDDDDSHGDATFKSFHLLHALSDLMMLPKGMLLSRSTRKEVCPTFGASLIKRVLDNFSADEFCPDPVPNAVLEALASEDLFEAGEELVASYPCIAANPVYPPPSVASVAGFLSELGNQSQLRRSRSSVLEKAQNSDDELDELNSPLTSIFLNESSSSSTSAEPAQMNGKGHRQQQPHRYQLLREVWMSCE